A window of Corallococcus macrosporus DSM 14697 contains these coding sequences:
- a CDS encoding AAA family ATPase, whose product MDLRLPFVVAPRGGRLVEAWVPAFFPALHKVGPSLSTLRDELALAVMERFEREPASRLAQYQLPPHFALKQVTVGAEARDREKARNILLEGNMTVLLEKWPRDTFWVVTPTRLPEARFALSEPAALPQALARRLVAWCLEHGLDSLDEQWTQGRERLELLEVDAYAPTILPRTPPRPRTPRRRKPRTPAKEETAPETPEQREARRNRRRLSLVELRAVARNLSHGARDDTLERCFGREALVCELVEALEGREGSALVLVGPSGAGKTALIHEAVRRLTARQEAAGTRRDVWRVDGNQFIAGMMYVGQWEARARGVVKELMEVGDLLYVDDLASLVYAGRTRNERTNVAQFLEPHMARGELTVLAESTPERFERVREEAPTLASLFRVIHVPALDARATLPALLGTLRELEAESADSSVRLSPVALETLLTLQQRFVSHEAFPGKAVRLLRRVLAREGSVEAGTRRLTTGDVIAAMREQTGLPDFVLGSAQPKTREALTWELGRQVAGQPEAVAAVTDAILTLQAALQPPDKPLATYLFVGPTGVGKTETAKALARTLFGGEQRLVRFDMSEFVTSASITRLLGRPGAPDGELTTALRTQPFCVVLFDEVEKAHPRVFDALLQFLGEGRLTDGAGRTVDARQSVVVLTSNLGVREAAAHTGFHRTADSAEAHYLSAVRAYFRPEFFNRLDRVVPFRPLTPAALRVVVDHALEALLSRHGIRRGNVLVEVEPRLLDLLVEEAYDPRYGARPLKRALEKRLTLPLAHHLVRRGADDLARVELLRDGDEMRVCVELLVNAPAWPPEPPVSSWTLAQISTELTALSARLESLMAAAEAARAAGAEGSVEEREFLERLHRLRLEATDIQENELVSRDFEDSESRVTKVMRQVTSHAHHVGHLGLRHRPAYQERPLPVSREEQLRRSRPRVLSLRDEVAWTEHQLASRERGPDVITVLAEGLGDATPSAVWTAANSLPTALAETTVFLEAVHADGRVEWFSGSDERSDDLELRRVVVRLSGLGLREVLAPLQGYALVELDQGASTRPVLVRLEHLAGAVTDLGDVAREVAARDALRGAERAALRAGTTSADAPRYVILRGYEGIMSWREGHTTTELLHVASGVHPTKAHAWAARVLRGSGPRRD is encoded by the coding sequence ATGGACCTGAGACTTCCCTTCGTGGTGGCGCCGCGCGGCGGCCGGCTCGTGGAGGCGTGGGTGCCCGCCTTCTTCCCCGCGCTGCACAAGGTGGGGCCCAGCCTCTCCACGCTGCGGGATGAGCTGGCGCTCGCCGTCATGGAGCGCTTCGAACGCGAGCCCGCGTCGCGCCTGGCGCAGTACCAGCTCCCCCCGCACTTCGCCCTGAAGCAGGTGACCGTCGGCGCGGAGGCCCGCGACCGGGAGAAGGCCCGGAACATCCTCCTCGAAGGCAACATGACGGTGCTGCTGGAGAAGTGGCCCCGCGACACCTTCTGGGTCGTCACCCCCACCCGCCTGCCCGAGGCGCGCTTCGCGCTGAGCGAACCGGCGGCCCTGCCCCAGGCGCTCGCGCGCCGGCTGGTGGCGTGGTGCCTGGAGCACGGGCTCGACTCCCTGGACGAACAGTGGACCCAGGGCCGGGAGCGGCTGGAGCTCCTGGAGGTGGACGCCTATGCCCCCACCATCCTTCCCCGCACGCCGCCCCGGCCGCGGACGCCGCGCCGCCGCAAGCCGCGCACGCCCGCGAAGGAGGAGACCGCCCCCGAGACACCCGAGCAGCGCGAGGCCCGCCGCAACCGCCGCCGCCTGTCGCTGGTGGAGCTGCGCGCCGTGGCCCGGAACCTGAGCCACGGGGCCCGGGACGACACCTTGGAGCGCTGCTTCGGCCGCGAGGCGCTGGTGTGCGAGCTGGTGGAGGCGCTCGAAGGCCGCGAGGGCTCCGCGCTGGTGCTGGTGGGCCCGTCGGGCGCGGGAAAGACGGCGCTCATCCACGAGGCCGTGCGGCGCCTCACCGCCCGGCAGGAAGCCGCGGGCACGCGCCGCGACGTGTGGCGCGTGGACGGCAACCAGTTCATCGCGGGGATGATGTACGTGGGCCAGTGGGAGGCCCGTGCCCGCGGCGTGGTGAAGGAGCTGATGGAGGTCGGCGACCTGCTCTACGTGGACGACCTGGCGTCGCTCGTCTACGCGGGGCGCACGCGCAATGAGCGCACCAACGTGGCGCAGTTCCTGGAGCCGCACATGGCCCGGGGCGAGCTGACGGTGCTCGCCGAGTCCACCCCGGAGCGCTTCGAGCGCGTGCGGGAAGAAGCGCCGACGCTCGCGTCCTTGTTCCGCGTCATCCACGTGCCCGCCCTGGACGCGCGCGCCACGCTGCCCGCGCTGCTGGGAACGCTGCGCGAGTTGGAGGCCGAGAGCGCGGACAGCAGCGTGCGGCTGTCGCCCGTGGCCCTGGAGACCTTGCTGACCCTGCAGCAGCGCTTCGTGTCGCACGAGGCGTTTCCGGGGAAGGCGGTCCGCCTGCTGCGCCGGGTCCTCGCCCGCGAAGGCAGCGTGGAGGCCGGCACGCGCCGGCTGACGACGGGGGACGTCATCGCGGCGATGCGCGAGCAGACGGGCCTGCCGGACTTCGTCCTGGGCAGCGCCCAGCCGAAGACGCGCGAGGCGCTGACGTGGGAGCTGGGACGCCAGGTGGCGGGCCAGCCCGAGGCCGTGGCCGCCGTGACGGATGCCATCCTCACGCTCCAGGCCGCGCTCCAGCCCCCCGACAAGCCGCTGGCCACCTACCTCTTCGTGGGCCCCACGGGCGTGGGCAAGACGGAGACGGCGAAGGCCCTGGCGCGGACGCTCTTTGGTGGCGAGCAGCGGCTGGTCCGCTTCGACATGTCGGAGTTCGTCACGTCGGCCAGCATCACCCGGCTGCTCGGCAGGCCCGGCGCGCCGGATGGCGAGCTGACCACGGCCCTGCGCACCCAGCCCTTCTGCGTGGTGCTGTTCGACGAGGTGGAGAAGGCCCACCCGCGCGTGTTCGACGCCCTCCTCCAGTTCCTCGGCGAGGGGCGCCTCACGGATGGCGCGGGCCGCACCGTGGACGCGCGCCAGTCCGTCGTCGTGCTCACCAGCAACCTGGGCGTGCGCGAGGCCGCCGCCCATACCGGCTTCCACCGCACCGCGGACAGCGCGGAGGCCCACTACCTGTCCGCCGTGCGCGCGTACTTCCGCCCGGAGTTCTTCAACCGGCTGGACCGGGTGGTGCCCTTCCGCCCGCTGACGCCCGCCGCGCTGCGCGTGGTGGTGGACCACGCGCTCGAAGCCCTCCTGTCTCGCCACGGCATCCGCCGCGGCAACGTCCTGGTGGAGGTGGAGCCGCGCCTGTTGGACCTGCTGGTGGAGGAGGCCTACGACCCGCGCTACGGCGCCCGGCCCCTCAAGCGCGCGCTGGAGAAGCGCCTGACGCTGCCGCTGGCCCACCACCTGGTCCGGCGGGGCGCGGACGACCTGGCCCGCGTGGAGCTGCTTCGGGACGGCGACGAGATGCGCGTCTGCGTGGAGCTGCTGGTCAACGCCCCCGCCTGGCCCCCCGAGCCGCCTGTGTCCTCCTGGACGCTGGCGCAGATCTCCACCGAGCTGACGGCGCTCTCCGCGCGCCTGGAGTCCTTGATGGCGGCCGCGGAGGCGGCGCGCGCGGCCGGCGCCGAGGGCTCCGTGGAGGAGCGGGAGTTCCTCGAGCGGCTGCACCGGCTGAGGCTCGAGGCCACCGACATCCAGGAGAACGAGCTGGTGTCGCGCGACTTCGAGGACTCGGAGTCGCGGGTGACCAAGGTGATGCGTCAGGTGACCTCCCACGCCCACCACGTGGGCCATCTGGGGCTGCGTCACCGCCCCGCCTACCAGGAGCGTCCCCTGCCCGTGTCGCGGGAGGAGCAGCTTCGCCGCTCGCGGCCCCGGGTGCTGTCCCTGCGGGACGAGGTGGCCTGGACCGAGCACCAGCTCGCGAGCCGGGAGCGCGGCCCCGACGTCATCACCGTGCTGGCGGAAGGACTGGGAGACGCCACGCCCTCCGCCGTCTGGACCGCGGCCAACTCCCTCCCCACGGCCCTGGCGGAGACCACCGTGTTCCTGGAAGCCGTCCACGCGGACGGGCGCGTCGAGTGGTTCTCGGGCAGTGACGAGCGCTCGGACGACCTGGAGCTGCGGCGCGTCGTGGTGCGGCTGTCGGGCCTGGGCCTGCGGGAGGTGCTGGCGCCCCTGCAGGGCTATGCCCTGGTGGAGCTCGACCAGGGAGCTTCGACGCGGCCGGTGCTGGTGCGTCTGGAGCACCTGGCTGGCGCCGTGACGGACCTGGGCGATGTGGCTCGCGAGGTGGCGGCGCGGGACGCGCTCCGCGGCGCCGAGCGAGCGGCGCTCAGGGCGGGGACCACGTCAGCCGACGCCCCCCGCTACGTCATCCTGCGAGGCTACGAGGGCATCATGTCCTGGAGAGAGGGCCACACCACGACGGAGCTCCTGCACGTCGCCAGCGGAGTCCACCCCACCAAGGCCCACGCCTGGGCGGCACGGGTGCTCCGAGGCTCCGGCCCGAGGCGCGACTGA